Within Desulfolithobacter dissulfuricans, the genomic segment GGTCCCTTGCCAAGGGGGTCTTTGAGCTGAAGAAGACCATGAATGAAGTCAAGGCGAGCCTGACCGAGGAAAGCGAGGTGCTGGGAGAAGTCCACGGCGAACTGAAAAAAACCACCGCAGAGCTGCAGGAGCAGTTGCTTGACAACGAGACCCAGACCTGGAAACGCCCTGAACCGGAAACCCCGGAAGCGAACGATCTGGGAGTAATCGACCTTCAGCCGGTGGAACAGCGGCCCTGGGAAGCCGATGCCCTGACACCCCCGCCCGGCGACGCACCAGTGGAAGAAAAGGTGGGCGTCGACGCGGGAGATCAGCAGGATCCCGATGGTGAACCCGCGGCCACCGAGACTGAAATCGCCGCTGACATGCCCCAACACCGCAACAAAGCAGACAAAACCACCCCCGACCAACCTGCATGATCGCAGCGCTCGAACATTTCGCCCCCCACCACAGAGAGTTGCGCCAGCGACT encodes:
- the tatB gene encoding Sec-independent protein translocase protein TatB, which produces MFGIGLPEMIVILAVALIVVGPDKLPDLARSLAKGVFELKKTMNEVKASLTEESEVLGEVHGELKKTTAELQEQLLDNETQTWKRPEPETPEANDLGVIDLQPVEQRPWEADALTPPPGDAPVEEKVGVDAGDQQDPDGEPAATETEIAADMPQHRNKADKTTPDQPA